The genomic DNA CAATGCCCGATCTGATTACCATGGACATCATGATGCCGGATATGAACGGCTGCGAGGCCATCGCCCGGTTGCGGGCCATGCCGGAAACCCGCGACATTCCCATTCTGGTCATCACCGCCCTGAGCGGGACTGAGGCCGAGGTGGGGGACATCTCTCTCGTCAAGCCCGTGGACGAAGCCGCTGTACTCGGTTCCGCCCGGGCGCTGCTGTACGGCAGTTCCTGCGGCGACTCCTGCCTCGTCCTCGGCGGGCGGGAGGATTGCGATCTCGACGGGCTGCGGGCGTTGTGTTCGGGCGAGGTGGCCTTCGTCGCGCCCGACGATTTCTGGCATCTGGTCGAGAACGGCTTCAAGGGGACCGTGTTCATTCCCCCGACAGCGGCGGACAAGGTGGACCTGGAGCGACTGACCGGCATCGACGGCGTGTCGGCTGTCATTCTGCCGCCGACGGCTTGCGACAATTAGGTTGTCCCCGTTATTCCAATTGCGAGACCCGCCACTCTTGTGGCATGGTCATACAATTGCAAAATTCTGCTTGATTATGTTCAAACCAGTAAGGAGATTGTGTGATGGCCAAGAAGATCCTCATTGTTGATGACGAGGTTCACATCAAGATGCTGCTTGAGCAAACGCTTGAGGAGCTTGAGGACGAATTCGAAGTGGACCTGTACACCGCCTCCGATGGGGAAGAGGGCTTGGAGTTCATCCGAAGCAAACGCCCCGATCTGGTTTTTCTCGATATCATGATGCCCAAGATGAACGGTTACGAAGTTTGCCGGATCATCAAGGACGATGCCTCCCTCGCGGATGTGAAGATCATTCTGCTTACGGCCAAGGGACAGGAAGTGGACCGCAAACAGGGGTTGGAGCTCGGCGCCATGATGTACATGACCAAGCCGTTCGATCCCGACGAAATCCTGCGGGTGTCCAAGGAACTCCTGGAGCTGTAGCCGGAGCCTTGCCGAAATAGACTCTTTCCGCATGACATTTCTCAAAAAATACATACGTCCCGGCGTATTGCGAAACCTCCTGCGCAAGGCGGCCAAGCTGATCGGCGGCCAGTGTTCCCTGGCCATCAGTTTCGACGGCCAAGTGCTCATCGTGGAAGGTCCGGCCTCCGCCGAAGGGTTCGGCGAGGGCGAGCCGGGAGTGGTCAGCGTTCCGATCCGTTTCGACGAGGAGCATTCGGGCCGGTTGTTCCTGCGTGCCGACGGTTCCGAGGAAGGAACCGGCCTTGCCGACCTGCTCGACCTCGTCGCCTATTCCATCCAGGAACTGGTGGACATGGAACGCGCCCGGCGTTCCATCGCCGAAGAGGCGCTCGCCAAGTACCGCGAGTTGGCCCTGCTGCATCGCTCGGTGCCGAATATCAATACTTCCCTGCACATGCGCGATGTGGTCAACGCGCTCATAGACGAGTGCCGGCTGGAGAACTATCCCGGCGAGCTGGGCATGATCTTCCTGCTGGAACCCAGCCGCAAAATTTTCCGTCTGGCCGTGCAGTTCGGCTTTCCCTTCGGCACCTATCTCCAGCCCATGGTGGACAGCGCGCTGTTCCAGGAGGTCGTCTCCTCGGGCCGGGGCGAGATCGTCAACGACCTGGACAAGGAGTCGCGTTGGGACAATGAACTGCCGGGGCTCGGGTCCATGCTCCTCATTCCCGTCAATTCGCCCAATAGATGCGAGGGCGCGCTCATCCTCGCATCCCGGAACACAGGGGTGTTCGAGGCCGCGCACCGGCGAAGCCTGACCACCCTTGCCTCGGTGGCGGGCATTTCGGTCTCGAATGCCTTCAACTTCGAGGGCATTCAGAAGCTCATGAACGCCATCCTCCAGGCTTTGGCCGAGGCCATCGATTCTCGGGACCCGTACACCGCGGGCCATTCCGAGCGGGTGGCCCATCTGGCCGTGGCCTTTGCCCACGCGTTGAACGAGGCCGGCGGATGCCGGGGTGAAACGTTCAACGACGACGAACTGCGCGAGATTTATTACGCGGGTATCCTGCACGATGTGGGCAAGATCGGCATCAAGGAGGACGTTCTGACCAAGCGCACCCGGCTGTCCGAGCGGCGCATGGACGTGGTCCGGGCGCGGTTTCAGCTCCTGGGCCAGTTCGACGGGTTCGATTGGGGAAGGGCCTATGATTGCCTGTGCGATGTGAACAAGGCCATGGTGCCGGACGCGGCCGATCTGGATTTCGTCCGTGAACTGGGCACCAAGGTCATGCGCCGCGACGGGACCGACCTGCGCTATCTCTACGACGACGAACTGGAGAATCTGCTGCTCACCTACGGCAACCTGACCAAGGACGAGCGCAGGGAGATTCAACGTCATCCGGCCGAGAGCGAGCGCATTTTGCAGCACATTCCCATGCAGGACGGCTACGGCAATCTCCTGACCATCATCCGCCAGCATCATGAGCGGCTGGATGGATCGGGCTACCCCGACGGGCTGGAGGCGGAAGATATTTTGCCGCAGAGCCGACTCATGGCCATCGTGGACATCTACGACGCGGTCACGCAGGAACGGCACTACAAGCCCGCCTATACCCGCAGCGAAGCCATGAAGATTCTCCGCAGGGAAGTGGACGAGGGCAAGCTCGACGCCGACCTGACCGATTTCTTTCTCGCGAATATCGAAAGTATCGAGATGCTTTCCGATCAGGTCAAGGTGACCAGAACCACCCACCTGTCGTCCCTCGGCAATATGTCCAGCCTTTAATTCGGTCGGGTCGGGAGCGCGGTCAGCGAATCTGTCGGCGCGCGATGCAGGGCAGGGGCAGTTGTCCCTCGGCGAACAGGGTCTTGCAGAAGAGCGGCAGGTCGAGCCGCCATTCACGCCGCAGTTCGGTCAGCTCGTGCAGGCCGAGAATGGGCATGATCCGGTGACCCGGGGCCGTGCGGATGAGCTTGGCCTCGGCCAGCCCTTCTTCCCTGGTGAATCCGGCCTTGTCCAGGATGGTCAGGCAGTGGTCCTGGTCGAGATCGCCGGAGGCCAGCTCACAGTCGATGCGGGCCAGGGCCGCCCGGCGCAGGCCGCGCACGTGACGGACCAGCCGGTCCAGGTCGGTTTCCAGATAGCCCAGCTCGTCCAGGAGATGCTCGGAGAAGGCCAGCCAGCCCGCCATGAACAGGGGGTTGGTCACCTGGCTGAGGATCGGGTCGTCCAGCGCACGGCGTTGGGAGTCGAGCAGGTGGCGTCCCGGGTAGGTCTGCATCGCCGTCAGGAAGGGGAACTCGCGGCGGATGCGCGCCAGATGGGCCGGGGTGTCACGAAATCTGTTGCCGGTGAAAATCTGTGGGCTGACGTAGCAGCGGGACGGTTCGTTTTCCCAGGCCCCGAGCACGGGGTCGTGGTGAATGGGCCGCAAGCCGGACGCCATGTGCCTGGGCTGTGGCTCTATACGCAGGCCGGAGTCCGTGAAGACCCCGGACAGGGGACCGTTCTGCACGAAACTGCGAAGCCTGTGTATCTCGCGGATAATCAGGTCCAGGGGAGCCAGCCCGTCGGTCGGCGGCCCTTCGTACCCCTCATACAACTCCTGCCACGACCCGCCGCCGATTTCGGATTCCAGCCGCTTGAGGGAGGTCAGCCGGGCGTCGAACTCGGCTTCGGCCAGGTCGCGC from Pseudodesulfovibrio thermohalotolerans includes the following:
- a CDS encoding response regulator transcription factor, with translation MAKKILIVDDEVHIKMLLEQTLEELEDEFEVDLYTASDGEEGLEFIRSKRPDLVFLDIMMPKMNGYEVCRIIKDDASLADVKIILLTAKGQEVDRKQGLELGAMMYMTKPFDPDEILRVSKELLEL
- a CDS encoding HD-GYP domain-containing protein encodes the protein MTFLKKYIRPGVLRNLLRKAAKLIGGQCSLAISFDGQVLIVEGPASAEGFGEGEPGVVSVPIRFDEEHSGRLFLRADGSEEGTGLADLLDLVAYSIQELVDMERARRSIAEEALAKYRELALLHRSVPNINTSLHMRDVVNALIDECRLENYPGELGMIFLLEPSRKIFRLAVQFGFPFGTYLQPMVDSALFQEVVSSGRGEIVNDLDKESRWDNELPGLGSMLLIPVNSPNRCEGALILASRNTGVFEAAHRRSLTTLASVAGISVSNAFNFEGIQKLMNAILQALAEAIDSRDPYTAGHSERVAHLAVAFAHALNEAGGCRGETFNDDELREIYYAGILHDVGKIGIKEDVLTKRTRLSERRMDVVRARFQLLGQFDGFDWGRAYDCLCDVNKAMVPDAADLDFVRELGTKVMRRDGTDLRYLYDDELENLLLTYGNLTKDERREIQRHPAESERILQHIPMQDGYGNLLTIIRQHHERLDGSGYPDGLEAEDILPQSRLMAIVDIYDAVTQERHYKPAYTRSEAMKILRREVDEGKLDADLTDFFLANIESIEMLSDQVKVTRTTHLSSLGNMSSL
- a CDS encoding DUF885 family protein — translated: MKPGIAKKFFAYLAKHYPVMCASGAFPLMPPVTDASKRLDRLDDLSRKGIARHLASLESFRRTFLAEADKATVPTDKALAEALAMNASGAIAELDGIRAWERAPELYLQVAFTGLEQAADLPAKNERARQKRFIARLKAVPALLAHAIKNVEAASAAGRANSQTMVRDCARYLTELSGMELGRTGRAPRFLADALASLREYDRFVTSRPVIPDPDGPPFSYTAEHVLGTSRSAEELRDLAEAEFDARLTSLKRLESEIGGGSWQELYEGYEGPPTDGLAPLDLIIREIHRLRSFVQNGPLSGVFTDSGLRIEPQPRHMASGLRPIHHDPVLGAWENEPSRCYVSPQIFTGNRFRDTPAHLARIRREFPFLTAMQTYPGRHLLDSQRRALDDPILSQVTNPLFMAGWLAFSEHLLDELGYLETDLDRLVRHVRGLRRAALARIDCELASGDLDQDHCLTILDKAGFTREEGLAEAKLIRTAPGHRIMPILGLHELTELRREWRLDLPLFCKTLFAEGQLPLPCIARRQIR